One Actinomadura viridis genomic region harbors:
- a CDS encoding NAD+ synthase translates to MAQLRIALAQVNPTVGDLEGNADLLVEWTRRAAEAGAHLVAFPEMMLTGYPVEDLALRSSFVEASQRALAGVARRLAEEGLGDLPVVTGYLDRRPVSLARQGLPAGSPLDAAAWLHRGEILVRSAKHHLPNYGVFDEYRIFVRGDTLPVVRVHGVDVATVICEDLWQDGGPVSVTSTADAGLLLAINASPYERNKDDVRLRLCADRAREAGCALAYVNLVGGQDELVFDGDSVIVGADGALLARAPQFVEHLLLADLDLPPASLEPVTGPVNALDGTTISIDHRVVTEETLPAYEPRPHYAAPPLDDPAEVYGALVLGTRDYVRKNGFRSVLLGLSGGIDSALVATIAADAIGPEDVHVLLLPSRYSTEGSITDAEELVKRQGLNSRIVPIRGMVDAFEAELDLHGLAAENLQARIRANIWMGLSNEFGHLVLTGGNKSELATGYSTLYGDSAGGFGPIKDLTKTMVWTLSRWRNAQVGSDLPFLHPFEEEPIPEEIIVKEPSAELRPDQRDRDTLPSYDVLDPLLVDYVERDMGRAALVAAGHDPALVERVIRLVDLAEYKRRQYPPGPKITPKNFGRDRRLPITNRWRERTPHEPA, encoded by the coding sequence GTGGCACAGCTCAGGATCGCTCTCGCGCAGGTGAACCCGACGGTCGGTGACCTGGAAGGCAACGCCGACCTCCTGGTGGAATGGACCCGCCGCGCCGCCGAGGCCGGCGCGCATCTGGTCGCCTTCCCCGAGATGATGCTGACCGGCTACCCGGTGGAGGACCTGGCGCTGCGGTCCTCGTTCGTGGAGGCGTCCCAGCGCGCCCTGGCCGGCGTGGCCCGGCGGCTGGCCGAGGAGGGCCTGGGCGACCTGCCGGTCGTCACCGGCTACCTGGACCGCCGCCCGGTCAGCCTGGCCCGCCAGGGGCTTCCCGCCGGCTCGCCGCTGGACGCCGCCGCATGGCTGCACCGGGGCGAGATCCTGGTCCGCTCGGCCAAGCACCACCTGCCCAACTACGGCGTCTTCGACGAGTACCGCATCTTCGTGCGCGGTGACACGCTGCCGGTGGTCCGGGTCCACGGCGTGGACGTGGCGACCGTGATCTGCGAGGACCTGTGGCAGGACGGCGGGCCCGTCAGCGTCACCTCGACCGCCGACGCGGGCCTGCTGCTCGCGATCAACGCCTCCCCGTACGAGCGCAACAAGGACGACGTCCGGCTGCGGCTGTGCGCCGATCGCGCCCGCGAGGCGGGGTGCGCGCTGGCCTACGTCAACCTGGTCGGCGGCCAGGACGAGCTGGTCTTCGACGGCGACTCGGTCATCGTGGGCGCCGACGGCGCGCTGCTCGCCCGCGCCCCGCAGTTCGTCGAGCACCTGCTGCTGGCCGACCTGGACCTGCCGCCCGCGTCCCTGGAGCCGGTCACCGGCCCGGTCAACGCCCTGGACGGCACCACGATCTCCATCGACCACCGGGTCGTCACCGAGGAGACCCTGCCCGCCTACGAGCCGCGCCCGCACTACGCCGCACCTCCCCTGGACGACCCGGCCGAGGTGTACGGGGCGCTGGTGCTGGGCACCCGCGACTACGTCCGCAAGAACGGGTTCCGCTCGGTGCTCCTGGGCCTGTCCGGCGGCATCGACTCGGCGCTGGTCGCCACGATCGCCGCCGACGCCATCGGGCCCGAGGACGTGCACGTGCTCCTGCTGCCCAGCCGCTACTCCACCGAGGGCTCGATCACCGACGCCGAGGAGCTGGTCAAGCGGCAGGGCCTGAACTCGCGGATCGTCCCGATCCGCGGCATGGTGGACGCCTTCGAGGCCGAGCTGGACCTGCACGGCCTGGCCGCCGAGAACCTCCAGGCCCGCATCCGCGCCAACATCTGGATGGGGCTGTCCAACGAGTTCGGCCACCTGGTCCTGACCGGCGGCAACAAGAGCGAGCTCGCGACCGGTTACTCCACGCTCTACGGCGACTCGGCGGGCGGCTTCGGGCCGATCAAGGACCTGACCAAGACGATGGTCTGGACGCTATCGCGGTGGCGCAACGCCCAGGTCGGCTCGGACCTGCCGTTCCTGCACCCGTTCGAGGAGGAGCCGATCCCCGAGGAGATCATCGTCAAGGAGCCGTCCGCCGAGCTGCGCCCCGACCAGCGGGACCGCGACACCCTGCCCTCGTACGACGTCCTGGACCCGCTGCTGGTCGACTACGTCGAACGCGACATGGGCCGGGCCGCGCTGGTCGCCGCCGGGCACGACCCGGCGCTGGTGGAACGGGTGATCCGCCTGGTCGACCTGGCCGAGTACAAGCGCCGCCAGTACCCGCCGGGCCCCAAGATCACGCCGAAGAACTTCGGCCGCGACCGCCGCCTGCCGATCACCAACCGCTGGCGCGAGCGCACCCCGCACGAGCCCGCCTGA
- a CDS encoding MFS transporter, which translates to MSSIDPDAGPSASPVPPVPPVPPGPSGPSDPPAGRVAAFVRPRLGGFPRTFWVLWAGMLLNRLGTMVEPFLGLYLTTARGLSIAQAGAVMAVLGAGSLAGQLAGGVLADRAGRRLTLTAATLATGAAMLTLGYVQGIAAIVAAAFALGLVLDMYRPAAAAMVADLVSPADRPRAFGLLFWAVNLGWAVAMVLGGALARQGFLWLFWINALTCVGFGILVWRAVPETRPPRDRRVRVAGGFTAVLRDRVMAGYVLLTLVYTFVLMQGMTTMPLAMKEQGLGPQSYGLAIAANGVLIITVQPLVNAWLSARDHSRVLAAGFAVVGVGYGLTSLASTVWAYTVTILIWTLGEIIAASVLQAVVADLAPDHLRGTYSGMYGLAWSGGFLLAPLGGTQLLGVGAPALWLTCLALALAAAAGQLALAPAVRRRGSG; encoded by the coding sequence GTGAGCTCAATCGATCCCGACGCCGGCCCATCGGCCTCCCCCGTTCCGCCCGTCCCGCCCGTCCCGCCCGGTCCTTCCGGCCCCTCCGATCCGCCGGCCGGCCGGGTGGCCGCCTTCGTGCGGCCCCGGCTGGGCGGTTTCCCCCGGACCTTCTGGGTGCTGTGGGCGGGCATGCTGCTCAACCGGCTCGGCACGATGGTGGAGCCGTTCCTCGGGCTCTACCTGACGACGGCACGCGGCCTGTCGATCGCCCAGGCGGGGGCGGTGATGGCCGTGCTGGGCGCGGGCTCGCTGGCCGGGCAGCTCGCCGGCGGGGTGCTCGCCGACCGCGCCGGCCGCCGCCTCACCCTGACCGCCGCCACGCTCGCCACCGGCGCCGCGATGCTGACGCTGGGGTACGTCCAGGGCATCGCCGCGATCGTGGCGGCGGCGTTCGCGCTCGGCCTGGTGCTGGACATGTACCGGCCCGCCGCCGCGGCGATGGTCGCCGACCTGGTCTCGCCGGCCGACCGGCCGCGCGCGTTCGGGCTGCTGTTCTGGGCGGTCAACCTGGGCTGGGCCGTGGCCATGGTGCTCGGCGGCGCGCTGGCCCGGCAGGGCTTCCTGTGGCTCTTCTGGATCAACGCGCTGACCTGCGTGGGCTTCGGGATCCTGGTGTGGCGCGCGGTGCCCGAGACCCGCCCGCCGCGGGACCGGCGGGTCCGCGTGGCCGGCGGGTTCACCGCCGTGCTGCGCGACCGGGTGATGGCCGGGTACGTGCTGCTCACGCTCGTCTACACGTTCGTGCTGATGCAGGGCATGACCACGATGCCGCTGGCGATGAAGGAGCAGGGCCTGGGACCGCAGTCCTACGGGCTGGCGATCGCCGCCAACGGGGTGCTGATCATCACCGTCCAGCCGCTGGTGAACGCGTGGCTCAGCGCCCGCGACCACAGCCGCGTCCTGGCCGCCGGCTTCGCCGTGGTCGGCGTGGGCTACGGCCTGACCTCCCTGGCGTCCACCGTCTGGGCGTACACCGTCACGATCCTGATCTGGACGCTGGGAGAGATCATCGCCGCGTCGGTGCTCCAGGCCGTGGTGGCCGATCTGGCGCCCGACCACCTGCGCGGCACCTACAGCGGTATGTACGGGCTGGCCTGGTCGGGCGGGTTCCTGCTGGCGCCGCTGGGCGGCACCCAGCTTCTGGGCGTCGGCGCCCCCGCCCTCTGGCTGACCTGCCTGGCGCTCGCCCTGGCCGCCGCCGCGGGCCAGCTCGCGCTGGCCCCCGCGGTACGGCGGCGCGGATCGGGGTAA
- a CDS encoding MFS transporter: MNPETIRRRRWYILGVLTFSLLVVVLDNTILNVALKTIADPQEGLGATQSQLEWAINSYTLVFAGLLFTFGVIGDRLGRKRVLVAGMVMFGLASLLSAYSQSPAQLIGARALMGLGGAAIMPQTLSIITNVFEPQERGRAIGIWSGAVGLAIGIGPITGGLLLAHFWWGSVFLINVPVIVVGAVLIALLVPESRNPDPGRLDPVGVLLSIVGLVTLSYGIIQGGERGAWLEPGVLGPIAAGLAVLALFARHEARSDHPAFDVRLFRDPRLSAAVAAIALCFFAAAGMFFFAGFYLQSVRGLSAFQSGAMLLPFAVAQILFSTRSAAMVHRFGAKAVCATGLLLVAAALASYPVLGIGTGTPLWVLGAVFFVQGAGMANVMPPATESVMSALPREKAGAGSALNNTARQVAVAMGVAVLGSVLASIYRGELAERLAALPPGARTVAAESIEGAHAVAERLGAAGQGLIGPANAAFTEAMRTAAGAAAVIAFLGALVVLKWMPGRTAHREPERAERAERAERGTGREKARGRRAASRERTRV; the protein is encoded by the coding sequence GTGAATCCCGAGACCATCCGGCGACGGCGCTGGTACATCCTCGGCGTGCTGACGTTCAGCCTTCTCGTCGTGGTGCTGGACAACACCATTCTCAACGTCGCCCTGAAGACCATCGCCGACCCCCAGGAGGGGCTCGGCGCCACCCAGAGCCAGCTGGAATGGGCGATCAACTCCTACACGCTGGTCTTCGCCGGGCTGCTGTTCACCTTCGGGGTGATCGGTGACCGGCTCGGCCGCAAGCGGGTGCTGGTCGCCGGCATGGTGATGTTCGGGCTGGCCTCGCTGCTGTCGGCGTACTCGCAGAGTCCCGCGCAGCTGATCGGGGCGCGGGCGCTGATGGGGCTGGGCGGCGCCGCCATCATGCCGCAGACGCTGTCGATCATCACCAACGTCTTCGAGCCGCAGGAGCGGGGCCGCGCGATCGGCATCTGGAGCGGCGCGGTCGGCCTGGCCATCGGCATCGGCCCCATCACCGGCGGGCTGCTGCTGGCGCACTTCTGGTGGGGCTCGGTGTTCCTCATCAACGTGCCGGTGATCGTGGTCGGCGCGGTGCTGATCGCCCTGCTGGTGCCCGAGTCCCGCAACCCCGACCCCGGACGCCTCGACCCGGTGGGGGTGCTGCTGTCGATCGTGGGGCTGGTCACCCTCTCGTACGGGATCATCCAGGGCGGCGAGCGCGGCGCCTGGCTGGAACCCGGCGTGCTCGGGCCGATCGCGGCGGGACTGGCCGTGCTGGCGCTGTTCGCGCGGCACGAGGCGCGCAGCGACCACCCGGCGTTCGACGTGCGGCTGTTCCGCGACCCGCGGCTGTCGGCCGCGGTGGCCGCGATCGCGCTGTGCTTCTTCGCCGCGGCGGGCATGTTCTTCTTCGCGGGCTTCTACCTGCAGTCGGTGCGCGGGCTGAGCGCGTTCCAGTCGGGCGCGATGCTGCTGCCGTTCGCCGTCGCCCAGATCCTCTTCTCCACCCGCAGCGCCGCCATGGTCCACCGGTTCGGCGCCAAGGCGGTCTGCGCCACCGGGCTGCTGCTGGTCGCCGCGGCGCTGGCCTCCTACCCGGTGCTGGGGATCGGGACCGGGACCCCGCTGTGGGTGCTGGGCGCGGTCTTCTTCGTGCAGGGCGCGGGCATGGCCAACGTGATGCCGCCCGCCACCGAGTCGGTCATGTCGGCGCTGCCCCGGGAAAAGGCCGGCGCCGGATCGGCGCTCAACAACACCGCCCGGCAGGTCGCGGTCGCCATGGGCGTGGCCGTGCTCGGCTCGGTGCTCGCCTCCATCTACCGCGGCGAGCTGGCGGAACGGCTGGCCGCGCTGCCGCCCGGCGCCCGTACCGTGGCCGCCGAGTCGATCGAGGGCGCGCACGCGGTGGCCGAACGGCTCGGCGCCGCCGGCCAGGGCCTGATCGGGCCGGCCAACGCCGCCTTCACGGAGGCGATGCGGACCGCGGCGGGCGCCGCGGCGGTGATCGCGTTCCTCGGCGCCCTGGTCGTGCTGAAGTGGATGCCGGGCCGTACCGCGCACCGGGAGCCCGAACGGGCCGAACGGGCCGAACGGGCCGAACGGGGAACCGGACGGGAAAAGGCGCGCGGACGGCGGGCGGCGTCCCGCGAGCGAACCCGGGTGTGA
- a CDS encoding TetR/AcrR family transcriptional regulator: MSETTTPGGPAAVPDPAGRAPGRPRSERAEKAIIEATLDLLAEESGVAGVSIEAVAARAGVGKTTIYRRWPNKEALIVGALAAAKTPLPDPEGASLREDLLAIARAISAERRHRHARCFWNVVGGAEKHPRLYARYRHDVIEPRREVLRRVLRRGMERGEMRADLDPEVVIQLLVGPLSLKTPQDRLPADFPDLLVDTVLRGIGTSTGTSTGTSTGTHSGTSTGTGAEETTHP; this comes from the coding sequence ATGAGCGAGACGACGACACCGGGCGGCCCGGCGGCCGTGCCCGACCCGGCCGGGCGCGCCCCCGGCCGGCCCCGCAGCGAGCGGGCCGAGAAGGCGATCATCGAGGCCACCCTGGACCTGCTGGCCGAGGAGTCGGGGGTGGCGGGGGTCTCGATCGAGGCCGTGGCCGCCCGCGCCGGCGTCGGCAAGACCACCATCTACCGGCGCTGGCCCAACAAGGAGGCGCTGATCGTGGGGGCGCTGGCCGCGGCCAAGACCCCGCTGCCCGATCCCGAGGGCGCGTCGCTGCGCGAGGACCTCCTGGCCATCGCGCGGGCCATCAGCGCCGAGCGCCGCCACCGGCACGCCCGGTGCTTCTGGAACGTGGTCGGCGGGGCGGAGAAGCATCCCCGGCTGTACGCCCGCTACCGGCACGACGTGATCGAGCCGCGCCGGGAGGTGCTGCGCCGGGTGCTGCGCCGCGGCATGGAACGCGGCGAGATGCGCGCCGACCTCGACCCGGAGGTCGTCATCCAGCTGCTGGTCGGTCCTCTCTCCCTCAAGACCCCGCAGGACCGGCTGCCCGCCGACTTCCCCGATCTCCTCGTGGACACCGTCCTGCGCGGCATCGGCACGAGCACCGGCACGAGCACCGGCACGAGCACCGGCACGCACAGCGGCACGAGCACCGGCACGGGCGCCGAAGAAACCACGCATCCATAG
- the npdG gene encoding NADPH-dependent F420 reductase, translated as MTEAQKTPYDLPDVTGLTIGILGGTGDQGKGLARRFALAGHQVIIGSRKAERAQQAADELDEGLPVRGAENPVAAGEADVVVVAVPWDGHKATLESLREELTGKIVVDCVNPLGFDKRGAFPLPVEEGSAAQQAAAVLEGSRVVAAFHHVSAKLLLDPEVGEMELDVLVLGDDREATDLVQALAGRIPGMRGIYGGRLRNAGQVEAFTANLISMNRRYKAHAGLRVTDV; from the coding sequence ATGACAGAGGCGCAGAAGACCCCTTATGACCTTCCTGACGTGACCGGACTGACGATCGGCATCCTCGGCGGCACGGGAGACCAGGGGAAGGGGCTGGCCCGGCGGTTCGCGCTGGCCGGCCACCAGGTGATCATCGGGTCCCGCAAGGCCGAGCGCGCGCAGCAGGCGGCCGACGAACTGGACGAGGGGCTGCCGGTGCGCGGCGCGGAGAACCCGGTCGCCGCCGGGGAGGCCGACGTGGTCGTCGTGGCGGTGCCATGGGACGGCCACAAGGCCACGCTCGAGTCGCTGCGCGAGGAGCTGACCGGCAAGATCGTGGTCGACTGCGTGAACCCGCTGGGCTTCGACAAGCGCGGCGCGTTCCCCCTGCCGGTCGAGGAGGGCAGCGCCGCCCAGCAGGCCGCGGCCGTGCTGGAGGGCAGCCGGGTGGTCGCCGCGTTCCACCATGTCTCGGCCAAGTTGCTGCTGGACCCCGAGGTCGGCGAGATGGAGCTGGACGTGCTGGTGCTCGGTGACGACCGGGAGGCCACCGACCTGGTCCAGGCACTGGCCGGACGGATCCCCGGGATGCGCGGCATCTACGGCGGCCGCCTCCGCAACGCCGGCCAGGTCGAGGCGTTCACCGCGAACCTGATCTCGATGAACCGCCGCTACAAGGCCCATGCGGGGCTGCGGGTGACCGACGTCTGA
- the panB gene encoding 3-methyl-2-oxobutanoate hydroxymethyltransferase: MSSSAAPARPDKTGQTQQNAQPTVLYGGKGERRVTVRDIAAAKERREKWPMLTAYDALTARVFDEAGIPVLLVGDSAAMVVYGYDSTIPVTVDDLIPLTAAVVRGSKRAMVVADLPFGSYQSGVPEALATATRFLKETGAHAVKLEGGRRVLPQAEAMVAAGVPVMGHLGLTPQSVNVFGGYRVQGRGQAGDELMADAKALEAAGAFAVVLECVPEDLAAKVTASLSIPTIGIGAGDHTDAQVLVWQDMAGLTPRTAKFVKKYADLATILGDAARSYADEVVGGVFPAPEHTYH, encoded by the coding sequence GTGTCTTCTTCCGCTGCCCCCGCCCGGCCAGACAAGACCGGCCAGACCCAGCAGAACGCCCAGCCGACCGTCCTCTACGGCGGCAAGGGCGAACGGCGGGTCACCGTCCGCGACATCGCCGCCGCCAAGGAGCGGCGCGAGAAGTGGCCCATGCTCACCGCCTACGACGCCCTCACCGCGCGGGTGTTCGACGAGGCCGGCATCCCCGTGCTCCTGGTCGGGGACTCCGCCGCGATGGTGGTGTACGGCTACGACTCGACCATCCCCGTCACCGTCGACGACCTCATCCCGCTGACCGCGGCCGTGGTACGCGGCTCCAAGCGCGCCATGGTCGTGGCCGACCTGCCGTTCGGCTCGTACCAGTCCGGCGTCCCCGAGGCCCTGGCGACCGCGACCCGCTTCCTGAAGGAGACCGGCGCCCACGCCGTCAAGCTGGAGGGCGGCCGCCGCGTCCTGCCGCAGGCCGAGGCGATGGTCGCCGCGGGCGTCCCGGTGATGGGCCACCTCGGCCTCACCCCGCAGTCGGTGAACGTCTTCGGCGGCTACCGCGTCCAGGGCCGCGGCCAGGCCGGCGACGAGCTGATGGCCGACGCCAAGGCGCTGGAGGCGGCCGGCGCGTTCGCCGTCGTCCTGGAGTGCGTGCCCGAGGACCTGGCCGCCAAGGTCACCGCCTCGCTGTCGATCCCGACCATCGGCATCGGCGCCGGCGACCACACCGACGCCCAGGTCCTGGTCTGGCAGGACATGGCCGGGCTCACCCCGCGCACCGCCAAGTTCGTCAAGAAGTACGCCGACCTGGCGACCATCCTGGGCGACGCCGCGCGCAGCTACGCCGACGAGGTCGTGGGCGGCGTCTTCCCGGCCCCCGAGCACACCTACCACTAG
- a CDS encoding SpoIIE family protein phosphatase — translation MASRGDASTAESASRTLVLAIDGTGRVVQCGPNARTVLGYEPADLIGRAVTDLAADEGKAKVEALLEALASGHEHPTALAVRRGNIGPDGEPSGGEGGTADAVVTAQPMVGAAGGTAPIGLLHVRVALPVSARYQDPALMRRALMDDQVTRFGASLDLDQSARGLVDVIVPHYCTAASVLVLESLVAADEVHSEAGAAPLRRIAVTSDDGNPMWTATFPAGEVLVYPEGTPYRKVLETARPVHLPHVDGEMSGEIAARWRRRPVRELLTGVSMVLLPLIAQDTLLGFIACTRVPGFRRFDAYDVEIGMEFATRAAIVIDNARRFSRERATALALQRSLLPHRLSAPSSVEVRHRYLPGSQLVEVGGDWYESIALPGARVALIVGDVAGHGVRAAVTMGRLRTALHTLANLELPPADALHVMHELMIELGEQEPHFATCVYAVYDATSGTLEVASAGHLPPLLAAPGGATEYLEVPPAPPLGVSGSATIESREFEVEDGSVFVIYTDGLVENRGRDIDDGLARLRGIFGEGATARPMEDLAKATLAGVYADHHRDDIAVLLARLRRLPEDRFGSWTLPSDPAAVRRARGLVRDRLDAWDLGELTHTTQLLVSELITNAYRYAPDEPIELRLLLERSLVCEVRDRSAALPRLRRAADDDENGRGLLVVSQLAHRWGSRRTATGKVVWCEQTIPGVDPEPYEPPSTWPGQNHHRD, via the coding sequence ATGGCGTCGCGAGGCGATGCGTCCACCGCCGAATCGGCCTCCCGCACCCTGGTCCTGGCCATCGACGGCACCGGGCGCGTCGTGCAGTGCGGGCCGAACGCCCGCACCGTGCTGGGATACGAGCCCGCCGACCTGATCGGCAGGGCGGTCACCGACCTGGCCGCGGACGAGGGCAAGGCCAAGGTGGAGGCGCTGCTGGAGGCGCTCGCCTCCGGGCACGAGCACCCCACCGCGCTGGCCGTCCGCCGCGGAAACATCGGCCCCGACGGCGAGCCCTCGGGGGGTGAGGGCGGCACCGCCGACGCGGTGGTGACCGCGCAGCCCATGGTGGGCGCCGCCGGCGGCACGGCGCCGATCGGGCTGCTGCACGTGCGGGTGGCGCTGCCGGTCAGCGCGCGCTACCAGGATCCGGCGCTGATGCGGCGGGCCCTGATGGACGACCAGGTGACCCGGTTCGGCGCCTCGCTCGACCTCGACCAGTCCGCCAGGGGCCTGGTCGACGTGATCGTCCCGCACTACTGCACCGCGGCCTCGGTGCTGGTGCTGGAGAGCCTGGTGGCCGCCGACGAGGTCCACAGCGAGGCGGGCGCGGCCCCGCTGCGCCGCATCGCCGTCACCTCCGACGACGGCAACCCCATGTGGACGGCCACGTTCCCGGCCGGCGAGGTGCTCGTCTACCCGGAGGGCACGCCCTACCGCAAGGTGCTGGAGACCGCCCGGCCGGTGCACCTGCCGCACGTCGACGGCGAGATGTCCGGCGAGATCGCCGCGCGGTGGCGGCGCCGCCCGGTCCGCGAGCTGCTCACCGGCGTGTCGATGGTGCTGCTGCCGCTGATCGCCCAGGACACCCTGCTCGGCTTCATCGCGTGCACCCGGGTGCCCGGCTTCCGGCGGTTCGACGCCTACGACGTCGAGATCGGCATGGAGTTCGCGACCCGCGCCGCCATCGTCATCGACAACGCCCGGCGGTTCAGCCGCGAGCGCGCCACCGCCCTGGCGCTGCAGCGCAGCCTGCTGCCGCACCGCCTGTCGGCGCCGTCCTCGGTCGAGGTCCGGCACCGTTACCTGCCCGGCAGCCAGCTGGTGGAGGTCGGCGGCGACTGGTACGAGTCGATCGCGCTGCCCGGCGCCCGGGTCGCGCTGATCGTCGGCGACGTCGCCGGGCACGGCGTGCGCGCCGCGGTCACCATGGGACGGCTGCGCACCGCCCTGCACACCCTGGCCAACCTGGAGCTCCCCCCGGCCGACGCCCTGCACGTCATGCACGAGCTCATGATCGAGCTGGGCGAGCAGGAGCCGCACTTCGCCACCTGCGTGTACGCGGTGTACGACGCGACGTCGGGCACGCTGGAGGTGGCCTCGGCCGGGCACCTTCCGCCGCTGCTGGCCGCTCCCGGCGGCGCCACCGAGTACCTGGAGGTGCCGCCCGCGCCGCCGCTGGGGGTGTCGGGTTCGGCGACCATCGAGAGCCGCGAGTTCGAGGTCGAGGACGGCAGCGTCTTCGTCATCTACACCGACGGCCTGGTGGAGAACCGCGGCCGCGACATCGACGACGGGCTGGCCAGGCTGCGCGGCATCTTCGGCGAGGGCGCGACCGCCCGGCCGATGGAGGACCTGGCCAAGGCGACCCTGGCGGGCGTCTACGCCGACCACCACCGCGACGACATCGCCGTCCTGCTGGCCCGGCTGCGCCGGCTGCCCGAGGACCGCTTCGGCTCCTGGACGCTGCCGTCCGACCCGGCGGCCGTGCGCCGCGCCCGCGGGCTGGTCCGGGACCGGCTCGACGCCTGGGACCTCGGCGAGCTGACCCACACCACCCAGCTGCTGGTCTCCGAGCTCATCACCAACGCCTACCGCTACGCGCCGGACGAGCCGATCGAGCTGCGCCTGCTGCTGGAGCGCTCGCTGGTCTGCGAGGTCCGCGACCGTTCCGCCGCGCTGCCCCGGCTCCGCCGGGCCGCCGACGACGACGAGAACGGCCGGGGCCTGCTCGTGGTGAGCCAGCTGGCGCACCGCTGGGGGAGCCGCCGCACCGCCACGGGCAAGGTCGTGTGGTGCGAGCAGACCATCCCCGGTGTCGACCCCGAGCCGTACGAGCCGCCGTCCACCTGGCCCGGCCAGAACCACCACCGCGACTGA
- a CDS encoding potassium channel family protein, translated as MIRQAEEGTEREAQRPRVLLPSTRTGPMRAVLRRIGIALVLLFGVVAVVYLDRDGYRDNAGGPLSLLDCFYYATVTVSTTGYGDITPVSETARLVNIVFVTPVRVLFLIVLVGTTLEVLAERTRADWRLSRWRARVRDHIVVAGYGTKGRSAIKTLLSTGVERESIVVVDPDPGIVAEAAEAGLAGIVGDATRSSVLRQAAVERARVVVVASARDDTSVLITLTARQLNPQAKIQAAVRESENVPLLRQSGADHVITSSEAAGRLLGVSTSQPNVSEVIEDLLEQGSGLDLVERAVRPGEVGGPLGAVPEPALAVVRGGRTLPYDDVACAHLEPGDRLIVARSQRRGAGEADTGRSGG; from the coding sequence GTGATTCGGCAGGCAGAGGAGGGTACGGAGCGGGAGGCGCAGCGACCTCGGGTGCTGCTGCCTTCGACCCGGACCGGGCCGATGCGCGCGGTGCTCCGGCGGATCGGGATCGCCCTGGTCCTGCTCTTCGGGGTGGTCGCGGTCGTCTACCTGGACCGGGACGGCTACCGGGACAACGCCGGCGGGCCGCTGTCGCTGCTCGACTGCTTCTACTACGCGACCGTGACCGTCTCGACGACCGGCTACGGCGACATCACGCCGGTCAGCGAGACGGCGCGGCTGGTCAACATCGTCTTCGTCACTCCGGTGCGGGTGCTGTTCCTGATCGTCCTCGTGGGCACGACCCTGGAGGTGCTGGCGGAACGGACCCGCGCGGACTGGCGGCTGTCCCGCTGGAGGGCCCGGGTGCGCGACCACATCGTGGTGGCCGGCTACGGCACGAAAGGCCGTAGCGCCATCAAGACCCTGCTCAGCACGGGGGTCGAACGGGAGTCCATCGTGGTGGTGGACCCCGATCCGGGCATCGTCGCGGAGGCGGCCGAGGCCGGGCTGGCCGGGATCGTGGGGGACGCCACGCGCAGTTCGGTGCTGCGCCAGGCGGCGGTCGAGCGGGCCCGCGTGGTGGTGGTGGCCAGCGCCCGGGACGACACCTCGGTGCTCATCACCCTGACCGCCCGCCAGCTCAACCCGCAGGCCAAGATCCAGGCGGCGGTGCGCGAGTCGGAGAACGTCCCGCTGCTCCGGCAGAGCGGCGCCGACCATGTGATCACCTCGTCCGAGGCGGCCGGGCGGCTGCTCGGGGTCTCCACCAGCCAGCCCAACGTCAGCGAGGTCATCGAGGACCTGCTGGAACAGGGCAGCGGCCTGGACCTGGTGGAACGCGCGGTGCGGCCCGGCGAGGTGGGCGGTCCGCTCGGCGCGGTCCCCGAGCCCGCGCTCGCGGTGGTGCGCGGCGGCCGGACGCTGCCGTACGACGACGTGGCCTGCGCGCACCTGGAGCCGGGGGACCGGCTGATCGTGGCCCGGTCCCAGCGCCGGGGGGCGGGCGAGGCCGATACCGGCCGGAGCGGTGGCTGA